One Catharus ustulatus isolate bCatUst1 chromosome 2, bCatUst1.pri.v2, whole genome shotgun sequence genomic window carries:
- the WARS2 gene encoding tryptophan--tRNA ligase, mitochondrial isoform X1 → MDNMVVDRIFSGIQPTGTPHLGNYLGAIQNWVNLQEKCSSVLYSIMDMHSLTMPKEPAVLRQNTLDTTAAILACGIDPKKCFLFRQSLVPEHAELAWILGCLTNVPRLLRLPQWKMKRASLNSEGTVGLLTYPVLQAADILLYKSTHVPVGEDQVLHLELAQDIAQHFNKKYGEFFPVPKAILSTTKKIKSLRDPSVKMSKSDPQKLATVNIADSPDEIVLKFRKAVTDFTSEVTYDPAARPGVSNLVSIHAAVTGLSIKEVLHQATGLDTAHYKMVVAESVIQKFAPIRNEIKKLQEDKSHLIKILEDGAEKAKELAAPIYQEIRRLVGFQ, encoded by the exons AATATGGTTGTGGATCGGATTTTCTCTGGTATCCAGCCAACTGGGACCCCTCATCTGGGTAACTACCTTGGAGCCATTCAGAACTGGGTGAATCTGCAGGAAAagtgcagctcagtgctgtaTAGCATTATGGACATGCACTCTCTCACCATGCCCAAGGAACCAGCTGTTCTGCGCCAAAACACCCTCGACACCACTGCTGCCATCCTTGCCTGTGGGATTGACCCAAAGAAGTGTTTCCTGTTCCGCCAGTCACTG GTTCCTGAGCATGCAGAACTTGCCTGGATTCTTGGGTGCTTAACTAATGTGCCACGGCTGCTACGTTTGCCCCAGTGGAAG ATGAAGCGTGCCAGCCTGAATAGTGAAGGAACTGTTGGTTTGTTGACTTACCCTGTGCTTCAAGCAGCAGATATTTTGCTGTACAA GTCAACGCATGTTCCTGTTGGAGAAGATCAAGTCCTGCACCTGGAACTAGCCCAAGATATAGCACAACATTTCAACAAGAAATATGGAGAATTCTTTCCTGTGCCAAAAGCCATTTTAA gtacaacaaagaaaataaaatccctcaGAGATCCATCAGTGAAGATGTCCAAGTCAGACCCACAGAAGTTAGCTACTGTTAATATAGCAGACAGCCCTGACGAAATAGTGCTGAAATTTCGCAAAGCTGTGACTGACTTTACCTCGGAGGTGACCTACGACCCCGCTGCTCGCCCCGGTGTCTCCAATCTGGTGTCCATTCACGCTGCAGTAACGGGGCTTAGCATCAAAGAAGTGCTGCACCAAGCCACTGGTCTTGACACTGCTCACTACAAGATGGTGGTAGCAGAGTCAGTTATCCAAAAATTTGCACCTATCAGGAATGAAATCAAGAAACTCCAGGAAGACAAGTCCCATCTGATAAAGATTTTAGAGGATGGAGCAGAAAAAGCCAAAGAACTGGCTGCTCCTATCTATCAAGAAATAAGGAGACTGGTGGGATTTCAATAG
- the WARS2 gene encoding tryptophan--tRNA ligase, mitochondrial isoform X2, whose protein sequence is MVVDRIFSGIQPTGTPHLGNYLGAIQNWVNLQEKCSSVLYSIMDMHSLTMPKEPAVLRQNTLDTTAAILACGIDPKKCFLFRQSLVPEHAELAWILGCLTNVPRLLRLPQWKMKRASLNSEGTVGLLTYPVLQAADILLYKSTHVPVGEDQVLHLELAQDIAQHFNKKYGEFFPVPKAILSTTKKIKSLRDPSVKMSKSDPQKLATVNIADSPDEIVLKFRKAVTDFTSEVTYDPAARPGVSNLVSIHAAVTGLSIKEVLHQATGLDTAHYKMVVAESVIQKFAPIRNEIKKLQEDKSHLIKILEDGAEKAKELAAPIYQEIRRLVGFQ, encoded by the exons ATGGTTGTGGATCGGATTTTCTCTGGTATCCAGCCAACTGGGACCCCTCATCTGGGTAACTACCTTGGAGCCATTCAGAACTGGGTGAATCTGCAGGAAAagtgcagctcagtgctgtaTAGCATTATGGACATGCACTCTCTCACCATGCCCAAGGAACCAGCTGTTCTGCGCCAAAACACCCTCGACACCACTGCTGCCATCCTTGCCTGTGGGATTGACCCAAAGAAGTGTTTCCTGTTCCGCCAGTCACTG GTTCCTGAGCATGCAGAACTTGCCTGGATTCTTGGGTGCTTAACTAATGTGCCACGGCTGCTACGTTTGCCCCAGTGGAAG ATGAAGCGTGCCAGCCTGAATAGTGAAGGAACTGTTGGTTTGTTGACTTACCCTGTGCTTCAAGCAGCAGATATTTTGCTGTACAA GTCAACGCATGTTCCTGTTGGAGAAGATCAAGTCCTGCACCTGGAACTAGCCCAAGATATAGCACAACATTTCAACAAGAAATATGGAGAATTCTTTCCTGTGCCAAAAGCCATTTTAA gtacaacaaagaaaataaaatccctcaGAGATCCATCAGTGAAGATGTCCAAGTCAGACCCACAGAAGTTAGCTACTGTTAATATAGCAGACAGCCCTGACGAAATAGTGCTGAAATTTCGCAAAGCTGTGACTGACTTTACCTCGGAGGTGACCTACGACCCCGCTGCTCGCCCCGGTGTCTCCAATCTGGTGTCCATTCACGCTGCAGTAACGGGGCTTAGCATCAAAGAAGTGCTGCACCAAGCCACTGGTCTTGACACTGCTCACTACAAGATGGTGGTAGCAGAGTCAGTTATCCAAAAATTTGCACCTATCAGGAATGAAATCAAGAAACTCCAGGAAGACAAGTCCCATCTGATAAAGATTTTAGAGGATGGAGCAGAAAAAGCCAAAGAACTGGCTGCTCCTATCTATCAAGAAATAAGGAGACTGGTGGGATTTCAATAG